In Drosophila willistoni isolate 14030-0811.24 chromosome XR unlocalized genomic scaffold, UCI_dwil_1.1 Seg41, whole genome shotgun sequence, the following are encoded in one genomic region:
- the LOC6643140 gene encoding probable serine/threonine-protein kinase kinX, whose product MDNQNQDAVPLNEETINEEDQEENADEEEIISEQELSEAEEEQSSVESEEEADDPHEHLDENDEDNTEERQMYQEYLHLIKQIDEQNAIIHDLKMSLNALKCQICKSQRDEKNYRRLAICQEQEHIKLRIMMNRAVQLQNFGSRRHYDDIEWEITDVEHDSFIIGSQMNMFSCPSLDKQSQAQACLHTGTDFDDDDDDD is encoded by the coding sequence ATGGATAATCAGAATCAAGATGCTGTCCCACTCAACGAAGAGACCATCAATGAAGAAGACCAAGAAGAAAATGCCGATGAAGAAGAAATTATTTCTGAACAGGAATTATCCGAAGCTGAAGAAGAACAATCTTCAGTTGAATCCGAGGAAGAAGCTGATGATCCTCACGAGCATTTAGATGAAAACGATGAAGACAATACAGAAGAACGGCAAATGTATCAAGAATATCTTCATCTAATCAAACAGATTGATGAACAAAATGCCATAATACATGATTTAAAAATGTCATTAAATGCTCTCAAGTGTCAGATATGTAAGAGCCAACGGGATGAAAAGAACTACAGACGTCTAGCAATTTGTCAAGAGCAAGAGCATATCAAATTGCGCATTATGATGAATCGAGCCGTACAATTACAAAATTTCGGTTCACGGCGGCATTACGATGATATAGAATGGGAAATTACAGATGTCGAGCATGATAGTTTTATAATTGGCTCCCAAATGAATATGTTTAGCTGTCCCAGTCTCGATAAGCAGTCTCAAGCCCAGGCATGTCTGCATACAGGTACAGAtttcgatgatgatgatgacgatgactaa